A window from Gottschalkiaceae bacterium SANA encodes these proteins:
- the ispE gene encoding 4-(cytidine 5'-diphospho)-2-C-methyl-D-erythritol kinase: MRSIRIAAPAKINLSLDVVKQLPNGYHEMDMIMQEVELADYIHLEYRDKGIQLACNIPELPVNDENIAVRAAKALLPYCKEERGVAIHLEKRIPHGAGLGGGSADAAAVLKGLNELWELNLSLQQLIRIGLTIGADVPFCIFGGTARAKGIGERLRRITDQPSLPILLINPGIHVSTKEVFEALDANRTILHPKTDQAIQAWQDQDFETMRQTAGNRLREVTVQWYPEIQKIEEELMEAGAVFAMMSGSGPTVFGIYKTEDQRDRAFEELKEQYPVVIRSKTARRRDFHVEN, encoded by the coding sequence ATGCGAAGTATACGAATCGCAGCACCCGCAAAGATCAATCTGTCGCTCGATGTTGTGAAACAACTGCCAAATGGTTATCATGAAATGGATATGATCATGCAAGAGGTTGAACTTGCGGATTATATTCACTTGGAGTATCGAGACAAGGGGATCCAGTTAGCGTGTAATATTCCGGAGCTTCCGGTTAATGATGAAAATATCGCCGTTCGCGCGGCAAAAGCCTTATTGCCATATTGTAAAGAGGAAAGGGGCGTCGCTATTCATTTGGAAAAGCGAATTCCTCATGGTGCTGGTCTTGGCGGCGGAAGTGCTGATGCAGCAGCTGTCTTGAAAGGATTGAATGAATTGTGGGAGCTGAATCTTAGCCTGCAGCAATTAATTCGAATTGGCTTAACAATCGGTGCCGATGTTCCATTTTGTATTTTTGGTGGAACAGCGAGGGCCAAGGGAATTGGAGAAAGGCTGAGACGAATTACAGATCAGCCGAGTCTGCCGATTCTTTTGATTAATCCAGGCATTCATGTATCAACGAAAGAGGTTTTTGAAGCCTTGGATGCGAATCGAACCATTCTTCATCCAAAAACAGATCAGGCGATTCAAGCCTGGCAAGACCAGGATTTTGAAACCATGCGACAAACGGCTGGAAATCGTCTTCGTGAGGTTACGGTGCAGTGGTACCCGGAGATTCAAAAAATTGAAGAAGAATTAATGGAAGCTGGCGCTGTTTTTGCCATGATGAGCGGAAGCGGACCGACAGTATTTGGAATTTATAAGACAGAGGATCAGCGGGATCGCGCGTTTGAAGAATTAAAAGAGCAATATCCAGTTGTAATTCGGTCAAAAACTGCGAGAAGGAGAGATTTTCATGTTGAAAATTGA
- a CDS encoding Na+/H+ antiporter NhaC family protein codes for MEFGWLSILPPLVAIALAFLTHEVILSLFIAIFTGTLILTGFHPIEAFTSVFDTHILGALYSEWNLAILVFCLSIGGLIGILSKNGGTSGIADAVSGRAKNAKSSLFSTMLMGVLIFFDDYANSLIVGNTMRPITDRMKVSREKLAYIVDATAAPVSSIALVSTWVGMELGLIRDGIAEIGLEMGAYELFLQTIPYRFYSILSLAFVFFMIYLAKDFGPMWKAERRVYLTGKVHDDDARPLMSDINEFEGPKEKRRWINAVLPIVVVIGITLFGLYVNGGGLEGKTIQEAFGDADASVVLLWASFSGIAIAGVMSLAQRLLTLKEVTDAFVDGLKSMTVACIILVLAWTLGGINSQLGTQTFLVEKATGVIAPQLIPTILFILSALVAFSTGTSWGTNSIVMPIAIPLSFAMGGAPLLVPAVGSVLTGAVLGDHCSPVSDTTIMSSMASACDHMAHVQTQLPYALTVGSVAILVGFIPSGFGMSPWISLVLGTVALFFILKIFGKSVDLGDH; via the coding sequence ATGGAATTTGGTTGGCTATCCATCCTGCCGCCTTTGGTGGCAATCGCACTCGCTTTTTTAACACACGAAGTTATTTTATCACTTTTTATTGCAATCTTTACAGGTACCTTGATCTTAACGGGTTTTCACCCGATTGAGGCCTTCACATCTGTATTCGACACCCATATCTTGGGCGCTCTATACAGTGAGTGGAATCTTGCAATCCTCGTTTTCTGTCTTTCCATCGGTGGATTAATCGGCATTCTTTCAAAAAATGGTGGTACCAGCGGAATCGCTGACGCCGTATCCGGCCGAGCAAAAAATGCAAAGTCATCTTTATTTTCAACCATGCTAATGGGTGTATTAATCTTTTTTGATGATTATGCAAATTCTCTCATCGTAGGTAACACCATGCGTCCCATTACAGATCGTATGAAGGTTTCCCGAGAGAAACTGGCTTACATCGTTGATGCAACTGCCGCTCCTGTTTCTTCCATCGCCTTGGTTTCAACCTGGGTCGGCATGGAACTTGGATTAATTCGAGACGGAATTGCAGAGATCGGATTGGAAATGGGCGCCTATGAATTGTTTTTGCAGACCATTCCATATCGATTTTATTCCATTTTGAGTCTGGCCTTTGTCTTCTTTATGATTTACCTGGCCAAGGATTTCGGACCCATGTGGAAAGCAGAACGTCGTGTTTATCTCACTGGAAAAGTACATGATGACGATGCGCGACCTTTAATGAGCGACATCAATGAATTTGAAGGGCCTAAGGAAAAGCGCCGATGGATCAATGCCGTACTTCCCATTGTCGTTGTCATCGGAATCACCCTTTTCGGCCTCTATGTCAATGGCGGTGGACTTGAAGGAAAAACCATTCAAGAAGCCTTTGGCGATGCAGATGCCAGTGTAGTCCTACTTTGGGCATCCTTTAGTGGAATTGCCATCGCAGGTGTAATGAGCCTCGCTCAACGCCTATTAACACTAAAAGAAGTTACTGACGCCTTTGTGGATGGATTAAAATCCATGACTGTTGCCTGCATCATTCTGGTTCTGGCTTGGACCCTTGGCGGTATCAATAGCCAATTGGGCACACAAACCTTTTTGGTTGAAAAAGCAACTGGTGTAATCGCACCTCAATTGATTCCAACGATCTTATTTATTCTTTCTGCACTTGTGGCCTTCTCTACCGGCACCAGCTGGGGTACAAACTCCATTGTTATGCCGATCGCCATTCCCTTAAGCTTTGCCATGGGTGGCGCACCCCTTTTGGTTCCAGCTGTAGGATCCGTTTTAACAGGTGCCGTATTGGGCGATCACTGTTCGCCGGTATCCGATACAACGATTATGTCTTCCATGGCCAGTGCCTGTGACCATATGGCTCATGTGCAAACACAATTGCCTTACGCCTTAACCGTTGGCAGCGTTGCTATCCTCGTTGGATTCATTCCATCTGGATTTGGCATGTCTCCTTGGATCTCCCTAGTGCTAGGCACAGTTGCCTTGTTCTTCATCTTAAAGATCTTCGGAAAGTCTGTCGATCTAGGCGATCATTAA
- a CDS encoding Veg family protein: MGKSNITDIRQHLEGHVGNKVQISANKGRKRIVLQEGVLESTYPCVFMVRVKEDRGSYEHQVTYMYSDVLTEDVVIEFV, translated from the coding sequence ATGGGAAAGAGTAACATCACAGATATTCGACAGCATTTGGAAGGACATGTAGGCAATAAGGTACAAATTAGCGCCAATAAAGGTCGCAAACGAATCGTTCTTCAAGAAGGCGTTCTCGAATCGACTTACCCATGTGTGTTTATGGTCCGTGTGAAAGAGGACCGAGGATCTTATGAACACCAAGTAACCTACATGTACTCTGATGTATTGACAGAAGATGTAGTAATTGAATTTGTTTAA
- a CDS encoding magnesium transporter CorA family protein: MVNFYKTVEGQLLELETYEEKVWINITNPTMKELQLVHQFTGADFDFLRGPLDDEESSRIEVENEEVFILVDVPYEDEDETGMVYDTIPLGIILKGKDVITVSLRETSAIQMFIEGRVKNFFTFKRNRFVLQMLYRVAARYLYYLKKIDKKSSETENKLHRSMKNSELIQLLDLEKSLVYFSTSLKGNEVVLEKLLKMNAIRFYPEDEDLLEDVIIENKQAIEMATIYSNILSGMMDAFASVISNNLNMVMKTLTSITIVLSIPTMIYSFFGMNVPLPWMLDANAPWMILLMSLFLAIFVYILLSKRKMF; encoded by the coding sequence ATGGTAAACTTTTACAAAACTGTAGAAGGTCAATTGCTTGAATTGGAAACCTATGAAGAGAAGGTGTGGATCAACATTACCAATCCCACAATGAAAGAACTCCAATTGGTTCATCAGTTTACAGGCGCCGATTTTGATTTTCTCAGAGGACCACTGGATGATGAAGAAAGTTCTCGTATTGAAGTGGAGAACGAAGAGGTATTTATCCTCGTCGATGTTCCCTATGAAGATGAGGATGAAACTGGAATGGTTTATGATACGATTCCTCTCGGCATTATTCTAAAAGGAAAAGATGTGATCACGGTAAGCTTGCGGGAAACATCAGCCATTCAGATGTTTATTGAAGGTCGCGTGAAGAACTTCTTTACCTTTAAGCGCAATCGATTTGTTTTGCAGATGCTCTACCGCGTAGCGGCAAGGTATTTGTATTATTTGAAAAAAATTGACAAGAAATCTAGCGAGACAGAAAACAAGCTTCATCGTTCCATGAAAAATTCGGAACTGATTCAGCTTTTAGATCTTGAGAAATCATTGGTGTATTTTTCTACATCATTAAAAGGCAATGAAGTCGTTTTGGAGAAGCTCTTAAAGATGAATGCGATTCGTTTTTATCCAGAAGACGAAGACCTTCTCGAGGACGTTATCATTGAGAACAAACAGGCTATAGAGATGGCAACAATTTACAGCAATATCCTTTCAGGTATGATGGATGCCTTTGCATCGGTCATTTCCAATAATCTAAACATGGTTATGAAAACTTTGACATCAATCACCATTGTCTTGTCAATTCCAACCATGATTTATAGCTTTTTTGGTATGAATGTGCCTCTTCCTTGGATGTTGGATGCCAATGCACCCTGGATGATTTTGTTGATGTCCTTATTTTTGGCTATTTTTGTTTATATTTTACTATCAAAACGGAAGATGTTTTGA
- a CDS encoding metal-sensing transcriptional repressor, producing the protein MEPIVEMNAERKKAMQMLKTARGQLDGIIRMLEDGRYCVDISNQILAVQALMKKADLEILDQHIHHCVKDAILNNDQVEEKIEEVLLLFKRAR; encoded by the coding sequence ATGGAACCCATTGTTGAAATGAATGCGGAACGGAAAAAAGCTATGCAGATGTTGAAGACCGCGCGCGGCCAATTGGATGGAATTATTCGGATGTTGGAAGATGGCAGGTATTGCGTGGATATTTCGAATCAGATCTTAGCAGTCCAAGCCCTAATGAAGAAGGCAGATTTAGAAATTTTAGATCAGCATATTCATCACTGCGTGAAAGATGCTATTTTAAACAACGATCAGGTCGAAGAAAAAATTGAAGAGGTTTTGCTCTTGTTCAAAAGAGCAAGATAA
- a CDS encoding copper ion binding protein has protein sequence MKMKLKVEGMSCQHCVMAASQALFAVEGVEGVQIRLESKAVEVTGSNLSEEAIKEAIYEAGYDVVEVEVD, from the coding sequence ATGAAGATGAAGTTAAAAGTAGAAGGTATGTCCTGCCAGCATTGTGTGATGGCGGCATCGCAAGCATTGTTCGCTGTTGAGGGTGTAGAGGGCGTTCAGATTCGCTTGGAGTCGAAAGCTGTTGAAGTAACCGGTTCAAATTTGTCAGAGGAAGCAATTAAAGAGGCGATTTACGAAGCAGGCTATGATGTGGTAGAAGTGGAAGTGGACTAA